One Pseudomonas fluorescens genomic region harbors:
- a CDS encoding FAD-binding and (Fe-S)-binding domain-containing protein, producing the protein MSLPAAFLRDAEQLIPADRRFDDPLSTLAFGTDASFYRLIPKLVIRVESEEEVVALLQLAQRDHVPVTFRAAGTSLSGQAISDSVLIVLGDNWNAREIRAQGTQIRLQPGVIGAQANAWLAPFGRKIGPDPASINACKIGGIVANNASGMCCGTAQNTYHTLAGIRLVLADGTRLDTEDPASVAEFRSSHGEMLERLATLGRETRANADLSARIRHKYRLKNTTGLSLNALVDFDEPVDILSHLLVGSEGTLGFISAVTYDTVIDHPNKASALIVFPDVETCCNAVTVLKSQPVSAVELLDRRSLRSVQDKKGMPAFVQLLSENACALLIESRAASSTLLQEQLAEIMASLRDFPVEKQVDFTEDPVENARLWAIRKDTFPAVGAVRKTGTTVIIEDVTFPVEQLAIGVNRLIELFEKHSYDEAILFGHALEGNLHFVFTQGFNSAEEVARYQAFMDDVAQLVAVEFGGSLKAEHGTGRNMAPFVELEWGSDAYQLMWQLKRLLDPNGILNPDVVLSEDPQIHLKHLKPLPAADEIVDKCIECGFCEPVCPSKGLTLSPRQRIVIWRDIQAKKRAGIDTTELEKAYDYQGIDTCAATGLCAQRCPVGINTGELVKKLRGRHATHQKSADWIEGNFAKTLQGARFTLHAANGARMMLGAPRLAKLSATLTRLSKGHVPLWTNAMPRPEKAIRFSPSVPDERPRVVYLAACVSRVMGPAAGDKEQMSLYDKTRGLLEKAGYQVVFPDNLDNLCCGQPFASKGYAEQAEHKRQELISALLHASRGGLDPIYCDTSPCTLRLVQDVGDIRLDLYDPVRFIRTHLLDRLDFTPQDAPIAVHVTCSTQHLGESQALIDLARKCSKQVVIPEGIHCCGFAGDKGFTTPELNSHSLRTLKEAVQHCSEGISTSRTCEIGLTQHGGIDYHGLVYLVDRVTRAKVA; encoded by the coding sequence ATGAGTCTTCCTGCTGCTTTCCTGCGTGATGCCGAACAACTGATTCCGGCTGACCGGCGTTTCGACGATCCGCTGTCGACCCTGGCCTTTGGCACCGACGCCAGTTTTTATCGGCTGATCCCTAAACTGGTGATCCGCGTTGAGTCTGAAGAAGAGGTCGTAGCGCTGCTGCAACTGGCTCAACGCGACCACGTTCCGGTGACATTCCGCGCCGCCGGCACCAGCCTGTCCGGGCAGGCGATCAGCGATTCCGTGCTGATTGTGCTTGGGGATAACTGGAACGCTCGCGAGATTCGCGCGCAGGGCACGCAGATCCGCCTGCAACCGGGGGTGATCGGCGCGCAGGCCAACGCCTGGCTGGCACCGTTCGGGCGCAAGATCGGTCCGGACCCGGCGTCGATCAATGCCTGCAAAATCGGCGGAATCGTCGCCAACAATGCCAGTGGCATGTGCTGCGGCACCGCGCAAAACACCTATCACACCCTGGCCGGGATTCGTCTGGTGCTGGCCGATGGCACACGCCTGGATACCGAAGACCCTGCCAGCGTCGCGGAATTTCGCTCAAGCCACGGCGAAATGCTCGAACGCCTGGCGACATTGGGCCGCGAAACCCGCGCGAATGCCGATCTGTCTGCGCGAATCCGCCACAAATATCGTCTGAAAAATACCACTGGCCTGTCACTCAACGCCTTGGTGGATTTCGACGAGCCTGTGGATATCTTGAGCCACTTGCTGGTTGGCTCCGAAGGGACGCTCGGGTTCATCAGTGCGGTGACTTACGACACGGTCATCGATCATCCGAACAAGGCCTCGGCGCTGATCGTGTTTCCGGATGTCGAGACGTGCTGCAACGCGGTGACCGTGCTGAAAAGCCAACCGGTATCCGCAGTGGAACTGCTCGACCGACGTAGTCTGCGCTCGGTGCAGGATAAAAAAGGCATGCCCGCTTTCGTACAGTTGCTGTCGGAAAATGCCTGCGCGCTGCTCATCGAATCCCGCGCCGCGTCTTCCACATTGCTGCAGGAGCAACTGGCGGAAATCATGGCTTCGCTGCGCGATTTCCCCGTGGAGAAACAGGTCGACTTCACCGAAGACCCGGTGGAAAACGCCCGACTCTGGGCGATCCGCAAAGATACCTTCCCCGCCGTCGGTGCCGTGCGCAAAACCGGCACTACGGTGATCATCGAAGACGTGACCTTCCCGGTTGAGCAACTGGCGATCGGCGTGAACCGCTTGATCGAGCTGTTCGAAAAACATTCCTACGACGAGGCGATCCTTTTCGGACACGCGCTGGAAGGCAATCTGCACTTCGTCTTCACCCAGGGCTTCAACAGCGCGGAAGAAGTCGCACGCTATCAGGCGTTCATGGACGACGTCGCTCAATTGGTCGCGGTGGAATTCGGCGGCTCGCTGAAGGCCGAACACGGCACCGGGCGCAACATGGCGCCGTTCGTGGAACTGGAATGGGGCAGCGACGCCTATCAACTCATGTGGCAGCTCAAACGTCTGCTCGACCCGAACGGCATTCTCAATCCGGACGTAGTGCTCAGCGAAGATCCGCAGATCCATCTCAAACATCTCAAACCGCTGCCGGCGGCGGACGAGATTGTCGACAAATGCATCGAGTGCGGTTTCTGTGAACCGGTTTGCCCATCGAAAGGGCTGACGCTGAGCCCGCGCCAGCGCATCGTCATTTGGCGTGATATTCAGGCAAAAAAACGTGCCGGCATCGACACCACCGAATTGGAAAAAGCCTACGACTACCAAGGCATCGACACCTGCGCCGCGACCGGTCTGTGCGCGCAACGCTGCCCTGTAGGCATCAATACCGGTGAGCTGGTGAAAAAGCTCCGTGGCCGACACGCAACCCATCAGAAAAGCGCTGACTGGATCGAAGGAAATTTCGCCAAGACCCTGCAAGGCGCACGCTTCACTCTGCACGCCGCCAACGGCGCACGGATGATGCTTGGGGCGCCGCGATTGGCGAAGTTGTCGGCAACGCTTACACGCTTGTCCAAAGGCCACGTCCCGTTATGGACCAACGCCATGCCCCGACCGGAAAAAGCCATTCGCTTCAGCCCGAGCGTGCCTGACGAACGCCCGCGGGTGGTCTATCTCGCAGCCTGTGTTTCGCGCGTCATGGGCCCCGCAGCCGGCGATAAAGAGCAGATGTCGCTGTACGACAAAACTCGCGGTCTGCTGGAAAAAGCCGGTTACCAAGTGGTCTTCCCGGACAATCTCGACAATCTCTGTTGCGGCCAGCCCTTCGCCTCCAAAGGCTACGCCGAGCAGGCCGAACACAAACGTCAAGAATTGATCAGCGCACTGTTGCACGCCAGCCGCGGCGGACTCGACCCGATTTACTGCGACACCAGCCCGTGCACCTTGCGCCTGGTTCAAGACGTAGGAGACATTCGCCTGGATCTGTACGATCCGGTGCGCTTCATCCGTACGCATCTTCTCGACCGACTGGACTTCACCCCTCAAGACGCACCGATTGCCGTGCACGTCACCTGCAGCACCCAGCATCTGGGCGAAAGCCAAGCGCTGATCGACCTCGCACGCAAATGCAGCAAGCAGGTGGTCATTCCGGAAGGTATTCATTGCTGCGGATTTGCCGGCGACAAGGGATTCACCACGCCGGAGCTGAACAGTCACTCGCTGCGCACGCTCAAGGAGGCGGTGCAGCATTGCAGCGAAGGGATTTCGACCAGCCGGA
- a CDS encoding LutC/YkgG family protein, with amino-acid sequence MSAKHNILGKLRKSLTGTTPIADNFDVELLTQPYTYSPEQRIPQFRKLMEAVHTEIHLTSDAEWPALLAQLLRDRQLPSLLIAPTTPHGQRITQHWANNPELPALKSYDRPMEEWKAELFNDTPASLTGTLGAIAATGSLIIWPTREEPRLMSLVPPVHFALLKASQIRDDFYQVQEEFEWAQGMPTNALLVSGPSKTADIEQVLAYGAHGPKDLVVLILEDQ; translated from the coding sequence ATGAGCGCCAAGCACAATATCCTCGGCAAGCTACGGAAAAGTCTGACAGGCACCACGCCGATCGCCGACAACTTCGACGTCGAGCTACTGACGCAGCCGTACACTTACAGCCCCGAACAACGCATCCCGCAATTTCGCAAACTGATGGAAGCGGTGCACACCGAAATACATCTGACCTCGGACGCCGAGTGGCCGGCGCTGCTCGCGCAACTGCTAAGGGATCGCCAGTTGCCAAGCCTGTTGATCGCGCCGACCACGCCGCATGGGCAACGCATCACGCAGCACTGGGCGAATAATCCAGAGCTGCCAGCACTGAAATCCTACGACCGACCGATGGAAGAGTGGAAAGCCGAGCTGTTCAACGACACCCCGGCCAGCCTCACCGGCACCCTCGGCGCCATCGCCGCGACCGGCAGCCTGATTATCTGGCCAACCCGTGAAGAGCCACGCTTGATGAGTTTGGTGCCGCCGGTACATTTTGCCCTGCTCAAGGCCAGCCAGATCCGCGACGACTTCTATCAGGTGCAAGAGGAATTCGAATGGGCGCAAGGCATGCCGACCAACGCGCTGCTGGTCTCCGGCCCGTCGAAAACCGCTGACATCGAGCAAGTGCTGGCTTACGGCGCACACGGCCCGAAAGATCTGGTCGTGCTGATTCTGGAGGATCAATGA
- a CDS encoding LutB/LldF family L-lactate oxidation iron-sulfur protein — protein MSTSAIIPTVAVEEDFRTRAHNALGDQQLRNNFRTAMDSLMTKRAAAFSDAHEREHLRALGNSIKARALSKLPDLLEQLEQNLTRNGVTVHWAETVDEANGIVLSIIRAHEARQVIKGKSMVSEEMEMNHFLEARDIECLESDMGEYIVQLDHEKPSHIIMPAIHKNAGQVASLFHDKLGVEYTKDVDQLIQIGRRVLRQKFFEADIGVSGVNFAVAETGTLLLVENEGNGRMTTTVPPVHIAVTGIEKVVENLRDVVPLLSLLTRSALGIPITTYVNMISGPRKEHELDGPQEVHLVLLDNGRSQAFADSELRQTLNCIRCGACMNHCPVYTRVGGHTYGEVYPGPIGKIITPHMVGLAKVPDHPSASSLCGACGEVCPVKIPIPAILRRLREENVKAPDAPNQVMRGQGSKYSRKERFIWNAWARLNSSPTLYRLFAFFATRLRALTPSNVGPWTQNHSAPKPAARSLHDMAREHLAKQGEHR, from the coding sequence ATGAGCACTTCCGCGATTATTCCTACGGTGGCCGTGGAAGAAGATTTCCGCACCCGGGCACACAACGCCTTGGGTGATCAGCAGCTGCGGAACAATTTCCGCACTGCCATGGACTCACTGATGACCAAGCGGGCAGCGGCTTTCAGCGATGCCCACGAAAGAGAACACTTGCGCGCACTGGGCAATTCGATCAAGGCCCGCGCGCTGTCCAAGTTGCCCGATTTGCTTGAGCAACTGGAACAGAACCTGACCCGCAACGGTGTGACAGTGCACTGGGCGGAAACGGTGGACGAGGCCAACGGCATCGTCTTATCGATCATCCGCGCTCACGAGGCGCGGCAAGTGATCAAGGGCAAATCGATGGTCAGCGAAGAGATGGAGATGAACCATTTCCTCGAGGCTCGAGACATTGAATGTCTGGAGTCCGACATGGGGGAGTACATCGTCCAGCTCGACCACGAGAAGCCTTCACACATCATTATGCCGGCGATCCACAAGAATGCCGGTCAGGTCGCGTCCTTGTTCCACGACAAACTTGGCGTGGAATACACCAAGGACGTTGACCAACTCATTCAGATCGGTCGCAGGGTCCTGCGGCAGAAATTTTTCGAAGCGGACATCGGCGTCTCCGGCGTCAACTTCGCCGTGGCCGAAACCGGCACCCTGTTGCTGGTGGAAAACGAAGGCAACGGGCGCATGACCACCACCGTGCCACCGGTGCACATCGCCGTCACCGGCATCGAAAAAGTCGTGGAAAACCTGCGTGACGTGGTGCCGCTGCTGTCACTGCTGACGCGCTCGGCGCTGGGCATTCCGATCACCACTTACGTCAACATGATCTCCGGCCCGCGCAAGGAACATGAACTCGACGGCCCGCAGGAAGTGCATCTGGTGCTGCTCGACAACGGTCGCAGCCAGGCCTTCGCCGACAGTGAATTGCGCCAGACCCTGAACTGCATCCGCTGCGGCGCCTGCATGAATCATTGCCCGGTTTACACCCGAGTCGGCGGCCACACTTATGGCGAGGTTTATCCGGGGCCAATCGGCAAGATCATCACGCCGCACATGGTCGGCCTGGCGAAAGTCCCGGATCACCCAAGCGCATCTTCCTTGTGCGGCGCCTGTGGTGAAGTGTGTCCGGTAAAAATTCCGATCCCGGCAATCCTGCGCCGTCTGCGTGAGGAAAACGTCAAAGCCCCGGACGCGCCGAATCAGGTGATGCGGGGCCAGGGCAGCAAATATTCGCGCAAAGAACGTTTCATCTGGAATGCCTGGGCCAGGCTCAACAGCTCGCCGACGCTGTATCGCTTGTTCGCTTTCTTCGCCACGCGTCTACGCGCGTTGACACCGAGCAACGTCGGCCCATGGACGCAGAACCACAGCGCGCCCAAACCCGCCGCGCGTTCGTTGCATGACATGGCCCGCGAGCATTTGGCCAAACAGGGAGAGCATCGATGA
- a CDS encoding (Fe-S)-binding protein yields MSELFYNAVPNATRVAPPLPEPRQYPSEKPSRVYLFGTCVVDLFYPEAGMDAIHLLEREGIRVEYPQGQSCCGQPAYTSGYTEQARTVARSQLALFAGDYPVVVPSGSCAGMLREHYANLFKDEPETLKQVQALAARTYELAEFLLFVCKVQLKDSGEPVKVALHTSCSARREMNTHLHGRELLAQLSNVERVNHDHESECCGFGGTFSVRMPDISGAMVADKTRALKESGAHKVLSADCGCLMNINGALEKQQEALRGQHLASFLWQRTGDAQ; encoded by the coding sequence ATGAGCGAGCTTTTTTACAACGCTGTGCCAAACGCGACTCGCGTGGCACCGCCACTGCCCGAACCTCGGCAATACCCCAGCGAAAAACCATCGCGGGTCTACCTGTTCGGCACGTGTGTGGTCGACCTGTTCTACCCCGAGGCCGGGATGGACGCGATCCACTTGCTGGAGCGCGAAGGGATCCGGGTCGAGTATCCGCAAGGCCAGAGCTGCTGTGGGCAACCGGCTTACACCTCCGGTTACACCGAGCAGGCGCGAACGGTAGCGCGCTCGCAACTGGCGCTGTTTGCCGGGGATTATCCGGTGGTGGTGCCATCGGGTTCCTGTGCCGGCATGCTGCGCGAACATTACGCCAACTTGTTCAAGGACGAGCCGGAAACGTTGAAACAGGTTCAGGCTCTCGCGGCTCGGACTTATGAACTGGCCGAATTTCTGCTGTTCGTCTGCAAGGTGCAGCTCAAGGACAGCGGCGAACCGGTGAAGGTCGCGCTGCACACCTCGTGTTCGGCACGCCGTGAAATGAATACCCACCTGCACGGCCGCGAGTTGTTGGCGCAGTTGAGCAACGTGGAACGGGTCAATCATGACCATGAAAGCGAATGCTGTGGCTTTGGTGGGACATTCAGCGTCCGTATGCCAGACATTTCCGGCGCGATGGTGGCTGACAAGACCCGCGCACTGAAGGAGTCCGGCGCGCACAAGGTACTGAGTGCCGACTGCGGCTGTTTGATGAACATCAACGGCGCGCTGGAGAAACAGCAGGAAGCGTTACGCGGGCAACATCTGGCGAGCTTCCTCTGGCAGCGAACCGGAGATGCGCAATGA
- a CDS encoding lactate permease LctP family transporter gives MQTWQQFYSPLGSLGVSALAAVIPIVFFFLALAVFRLKGHVAGSITLALSIAVAIFAFQMPVDMAFAAAGYGFAYGLWPIAWIIVAAVFLYKLTVKSGQFEVIRSSVLSITDDQRLQVLLIGFCFGAFLEGAAGFGAPVAITAALLVGLGFNPLYAAGLCLIANTAPVAFGALGIPIIVAGQVTGIDAFKIGAMTGRQLPLLSLFVPFWLVFMMDGLRGVRETWPAALVAGFSFAVTQYFTSNFIGPELPDITSALASLISLTLFLKVWQPRRAAGQHIVGAVSASVVSASVGGFGQKRSTVASPYSLGEIFKAWSPFLILTVLVTIWTLKPFKAMFAAGGSMYSWVFNFAIPHLDQLVIKTAPIVANPTAIPAVFKLDPISATGTAIFFSALISMLVLKINLKTGLTTLKETFYELRWPILSIGMVLAFAFVTNYSGMSSTMALVLAGTGAAFPFFSPFLGWLGVFLTGSDTSSNALFSSLQATTAHQIGVNDTLLVAANTSGGVTGKMISPQSIAVACAATGLVGKESDLFRFTLKHSLFFATIVGLITLAQAYWFTGMLVH, from the coding sequence ATGCAAACCTGGCAACAGTTCTACAGTCCGCTCGGCAGTCTTGGCGTCTCCGCTCTCGCGGCCGTCATTCCCATCGTGTTCTTCTTTCTCGCGCTGGCGGTGTTTCGCCTCAAAGGCCATGTGGCCGGCAGCATCACACTCGCGCTTTCGATTGCCGTGGCGATCTTCGCCTTTCAGATGCCGGTGGACATGGCATTCGCCGCCGCCGGTTATGGCTTCGCTTACGGTCTGTGGCCGATTGCCTGGATCATTGTCGCGGCGGTATTCCTCTACAAACTGACGGTGAAAAGCGGTCAGTTCGAGGTCATCCGCAGTTCGGTGCTATCGATTACTGACGACCAGCGCCTGCAAGTGCTGTTGATCGGCTTCTGCTTCGGTGCATTTCTGGAAGGCGCCGCCGGTTTCGGCGCGCCGGTAGCGATCACCGCTGCCCTCCTTGTCGGACTCGGCTTCAATCCGCTGTACGCCGCCGGTTTGTGCCTGATCGCCAACACCGCGCCGGTTGCGTTCGGTGCGCTGGGGATTCCGATCATCGTCGCCGGCCAGGTCACCGGCATCGATGCATTCAAGATCGGCGCCATGACCGGACGGCAATTGCCATTGCTGTCGCTGTTCGTGCCGTTCTGGCTGGTGTTCATGATGGACGGCCTGCGCGGCGTGCGCGAAACATGGCCGGCGGCGCTGGTTGCGGGCTTCAGCTTCGCCGTCACTCAATACTTCACCTCCAACTTCATTGGCCCGGAACTGCCGGACATTACCTCGGCGCTGGCCAGCCTGATCTCGCTGACCCTGTTCCTGAAAGTCTGGCAACCACGCCGCGCTGCCGGTCAGCACATCGTCGGTGCTGTGTCTGCCTCGGTGGTGAGCGCCAGCGTCGGCGGTTTCGGCCAGAAGCGCAGCACCGTGGCTTCGCCCTACAGCCTTGGGGAAATTTTCAAGGCCTGGTCGCCGTTTCTGATCCTTACCGTATTGGTGACGATCTGGACGCTGAAGCCCTTCAAAGCGATGTTCGCTGCGGGCGGTTCGATGTACAGCTGGGTGTTCAACTTCGCGATTCCGCATCTTGATCAATTGGTGATCAAGACTGCACCGATCGTGGCCAACCCGACCGCGATTCCAGCGGTGTTCAAACTCGACCCGATTTCCGCGACCGGCACGGCGATCTTCTTCTCCGCGCTGATTTCGATGCTGGTGCTGAAGATCAACCTCAAAACTGGTCTGACCACTTTGAAAGAGACCTTCTACGAACTGCGCTGGCCGATCCTGTCGATCGGCATGGTGCTGGCGTTCGCCTTCGTCACCAATTACTCGGGCATGTCCTCGACCATGGCACTTGTGCTGGCCGGTACTGGTGCGGCGTTTCCGTTCTTCTCGCCGTTCCTCGGTTGGCTGGGTGTGTTCCTCACCGGCTCGGATACTTCGTCGAACGCGCTGTTCAGTTCGTTGCAAGCAACCACCGCGCATCAAATCGGCGTCAACGACACCCTGCTGGTCGCGGCCAATACCAGTGGCGGCGTGACCGGCAAGATGATCTCGCCGCAATCGATCGCCGTGGCCTGCGCCGCGACCGGTCTGGTGGGCAAAGAATCGGATCTGTTCCGCTTCACCCTCAAGCACAGCCTATTCTTTGCAACGATTGTCGGTTTGATCACATTGGCTCAGGCCTACTGGTTCACCGGCATGCTGGTGCATTAA
- a CDS encoding FCD domain-containing protein, with product MGFDQIRQRRLSDDIVERLEGMILEGTLKSGERLPAERTLAEQFGVSRPSLREAIQKLAAKGLLVSRQGGGNYVVENLGSTFSDPLLQLLETNPEAQRDLLEFRHTLEASCAYYAALRATDVDRERLTAAFEELQDCYARHDEVSRAEEGAADAKFHLAIAEASHNAVLLHTIRGLFDLLKRNVVTNIGGMYKQRAETRDMLITQHRELYLAIIEGRAEQAREVSSRHILYVQEVLEEVRQEVQRMARAERRKGM from the coding sequence ATGGGGTTTGATCAGATACGTCAGCGCCGTTTGTCTGACGATATTGTCGAGCGACTCGAGGGGATGATTCTTGAGGGCACGTTGAAGTCCGGTGAACGGCTTCCGGCGGAGCGCACGCTGGCCGAGCAATTTGGCGTGTCGCGCCCTTCGTTGCGCGAGGCGATCCAGAAACTGGCAGCCAAAGGCTTGCTGGTAAGTCGTCAGGGCGGCGGCAATTATGTCGTGGAGAATCTGGGCTCCACGTTCAGCGATCCGCTGCTGCAACTGCTCGAAACAAATCCCGAGGCGCAGCGGGACTTATTGGAATTTCGCCACACCCTGGAAGCATCGTGCGCGTACTACGCCGCATTGCGTGCAACGGATGTTGATCGCGAGCGACTGACGGCGGCGTTCGAGGAATTGCAGGACTGTTATGCCCGTCACGACGAGGTTAGTCGTGCCGAAGAGGGCGCGGCGGATGCGAAATTTCACCTGGCGATTGCCGAAGCCAGCCACAACGCCGTACTGCTGCATACGATTCGCGGTTTGTTCGATCTGCTCAAGCGCAACGTCGTGACCAACATCGGCGGCATGTACAAGCAACGCGCGGAAACCCGCGACATGCTGATCACGCAGCACCGGGAATTGTATCTGGCAATTATTGAGGGGCGTGCGGAGCAGGCGCGGGAAGTGTCCAGCCGACATATTTTGTATGTGCAGGAAGTGCTGGAAGAGGTGCGTCAGGAGGTTCAGCGCATGGCTCGGGCGGAGCGGCGCAAAGGGATGTGA
- the smpB gene encoding SsrA-binding protein SmpB, producing MAKQKKHPTGTIAQNKKARHDYFIEHKFEAGLVLAGWEVKSLRASKLQLVDSYVLLKDGEAWLLGSHITPLMTASTHVIADPVRTRKLLLNRRELEKLAAAVQQKGYACVCLSWYWSKHMVKCEIALGKGKKEYDKRDTERERDAGRELQRAVRNKGKED from the coding sequence ATGGCTAAACAGAAGAAACACCCTACAGGGACCATCGCGCAGAACAAAAAGGCGCGACACGATTACTTCATCGAACACAAGTTCGAGGCTGGTCTGGTCCTGGCCGGCTGGGAAGTAAAAAGTCTGCGGGCGAGCAAGCTACAGCTGGTCGACAGCTATGTGCTGCTCAAGGATGGCGAGGCGTGGTTGCTCGGCAGCCACATCACACCGTTGATGACCGCAAGTACCCACGTCATCGCTGACCCGGTGCGCACGCGCAAATTGCTGCTCAACCGCCGCGAGCTGGAAAAGCTCGCCGCCGCTGTGCAGCAAAAGGGTTACGCCTGCGTCTGCCTGTCCTGGTACTGGAGCAAGCACATGGTCAAGTGCGAGATCGCTCTGGGCAAGGGCAAGAAGGAATACGACAAGCGTGATACCGAGCGCGAGCGCGATGCCGGTCGCGAGTTGCAGCGTGCAGTGCGCAACAAGGGCAAGGAAGACTGA
- a CDS encoding sodium-dependent transporter, whose product MSTDKVSVHGSWASRWVFILAATGSAVGLGSIWKFPYMVGVYGGGAFVLMFLACIALIGIPVMLAETLIGRRARQSPANALKVLALEAGHSAKWSWGAFAGMITALLILSFYSVVGGWSLDYIVDMGRGDFQGATADQVGAYFGNVISNPWRLTLWHTIFMLLSAFVIAKGVVAGLERSLRIMMPLLFVMILVLLGYSMTTGHFMEGVHFMFDFHPEKVLDGLLPAMGHAFFSLSVGVGSIMIYGAYMPKNTSLSGTVVGVALLDTFVSLVAGLALFPIVFAAGLNPSEGPGLMFVSLPFAFGNVLFGQLMGVVFFVLVAVAAWSSAISLLEPMVAYLVERTKISRAWVTFSLAFTCWFVGLGTVFSFNIWKEAKFFVNEGGMFHLYQWGAQSGLDFFGVIDFFTSRIMLPLGGLCFVLFAGWVMGRDAVRDELSIRNPKLFALSLFLMRYVAPIGILVVFAAQLWK is encoded by the coding sequence ATGTCGACAGACAAGGTTTCTGTCCACGGCAGTTGGGCTAGCCGCTGGGTTTTCATACTCGCCGCGACCGGTTCGGCCGTGGGGCTGGGTAGTATCTGGAAGTTCCCCTATATGGTCGGGGTCTACGGCGGCGGCGCATTTGTCCTGATGTTTCTGGCCTGTATCGCGCTCATCGGCATCCCAGTCATGCTGGCCGAAACCCTGATCGGCCGGCGTGCGCGGCAGAGTCCAGCGAATGCCCTGAAGGTGCTGGCGCTGGAAGCCGGGCACTCGGCCAAGTGGTCGTGGGGTGCTTTCGCCGGAATGATCACGGCGTTGCTGATTCTGTCTTTTTACAGTGTGGTGGGTGGCTGGTCGCTGGATTACATCGTCGACATGGGCCGGGGCGATTTCCAGGGCGCCACGGCGGATCAGGTCGGTGCTTATTTCGGCAATGTCATCTCCAATCCATGGCGCCTGACACTTTGGCACACGATTTTCATGCTGTTGTCGGCGTTCGTCATCGCAAAAGGCGTGGTCGCCGGGCTTGAGCGCAGTCTGCGAATCATGATGCCGTTGCTGTTCGTGATGATTCTGGTGCTGCTGGGCTACAGCATGACCACCGGGCATTTCATGGAAGGCGTGCATTTCATGTTCGATTTCCACCCGGAAAAAGTCCTCGATGGCCTGCTGCCGGCTATGGGGCACGCATTCTTTTCGCTGAGCGTCGGCGTCGGTTCGATCATGATCTACGGCGCCTACATGCCGAAAAATACCTCGCTGTCCGGCACCGTGGTCGGCGTGGCGCTCCTGGACACCTTCGTTTCGCTGGTGGCCGGTCTGGCGTTGTTTCCGATTGTATTTGCGGCCGGCCTTAACCCGAGCGAAGGCCCCGGCCTGATGTTCGTCAGCCTGCCGTTTGCTTTTGGTAATGTACTTTTCGGCCAATTGATGGGCGTGGTGTTCTTCGTTCTGGTTGCCGTAGCGGCCTGGAGTTCGGCGATTTCCCTGCTCGAGCCGATGGTGGCCTACCTGGTTGAACGCACCAAAATCAGCCGCGCCTGGGTGACGTTCTCGCTGGCATTCACGTGCTGGTTCGTCGGTTTGGGTACGGTGTTTTCTTTCAATATCTGGAAGGAAGCCAAATTTTTCGTGAACGAAGGCGGGATGTTTCACCTCTACCAATGGGGTGCGCAGAGCGGTCTGGACTTCTTCGGCGTGATCGATTTCTTCACCTCGCGGATCATGTTGCCGCTCGGTGGCTTGTGTTTCGTCCTGTTCGCCGGATGGGTGATGGGGCGTGACGCGGTGCGAGACGAGTTGTCGATCCGCAATCCGAAGCTGTTCGCCCTGTCTTTGTTCTTGATGCGCTACGTGGCGCCTATCGGCATTCTGGTTGTGTTTGCCGCTCAGCTCTGGAAGTAA
- a CDS encoding type II toxin-antitoxin system RatA family toxin: MTTHIQRSALLPYPAQFLYDLVNDVARYPEFLPWCSSAEVLESSPEHMRASVGVAKGGLSQHFVTRNTLVPGQSIEMNLEEGPFNQLHGIWVFKVLNEKACKISLDLSFDYAGPLVRATLGPLFNQAANTLVDAFCQRAKQMHG, from the coding sequence ATGACGACACATATTCAACGCTCGGCGCTGCTGCCGTATCCGGCGCAATTTCTCTACGACCTGGTCAACGACGTGGCGCGTTACCCGGAGTTTCTACCCTGGTGTTCATCCGCTGAAGTGCTGGAAAGCTCGCCTGAGCATATGCGGGCCAGTGTTGGGGTGGCGAAAGGCGGACTCAGTCAGCATTTCGTCACGCGCAATACGCTGGTGCCAGGGCAGTCGATCGAAATGAATCTGGAGGAGGGGCCGTTCAACCAGTTGCACGGTATCTGGGTGTTCAAGGTCTTGAACGAGAAGGCCTGCAAGATCAGCCTCGACCTGTCTTTCGATTACGCTGGGCCGCTGGTTCGCGCGACGCTTGGGCCGTTGTTCAATCAGGCCGCGAATACGCTGGTGGATGCGTTCTGCCAGCGCGCCAAGCAGATGCATGGTTAA